DNA from Kitasatospora herbaricolor:
CTGGGTTTCCTGGCCGGCTGGGTCGGCACGCTCACCTCCCGGGAGCTGCCGGACCCGGACCGGTACGCGGAGCTGGAGGTCAGGGCGCTGACCGGCACCGGGGCGGCCTGACCGGGCCGGGGCCGCCCCACGCCGCACCGGGCGGACCCGGGCCACCCGGCGCCTCCGGCGCCGGCCTCAGCGGCGCTCGGCGGGCAGCACGTACCGGTGCTCGGGCCGGCCGGTGTCGCCGTAGCGCAGGCTCAGCCGCAGCCGGCTGTCGCGCTCCAGCTGCTTGAGGTACCGCTGGGCGGTGGAGCGGCTCAGGCCGGTGGCGTCGGCGACCTCCTGGGCGGAGAGCGGGCGCCCGGCCCGGCGCAGCTCGCCGAGCACCAGGTCGGTGGTGGGCGCGGAGTGTCCCTTGGGCAGCGTCGCCATCGGGGAGGCGGCGCTGCGCAGGGTGGCGAACATCCGGTCGACCTCGTCCTGGCAGGCCTCCCGGGCGGCCGGCCCGGCCAGCGCGTGCCGCAGGTCGGCGTACGCGACGAGCTTCTCGCGAAGTCCGGCGAAGGTGAACGGCTTGACCAGGTACTGCAGCGCCCCGTGCTGCATGGCGGCGTGCACGGTCGAGACGTCGCGGGCGGCGGTCACCATCATGACGTCGCAGCCGATCTGCCGCTCGCGCATGCTGCGGACCAGTTCGAGGCCGGTCCGGTCGGGCAGGTGGTGGTCGAGCAGGAGGAGGTCCACCGGCCGGCGCTCCAGCGCGGCCAGTGCCTCGCCGGCGCTGTGCGCGGTGCCGACCACCCGGAACCCGGGCACCTTGGCCGCGTAGGCGGCGTGCACGTCGGCGACCCGGAAGTCGTCGTCCACCACCAGGACGTCGATCACGGTGCTCCCTCCAGGGCAGGTTCCACGGCTGACTCCGCGAGGGCCGCGGGGTGCAGGGCCTCCGGCAGTTCGACGGTGAAGCGGGCGCCGCCGAGCGGGCCCCGGTCGACCGCGATCCGCCCGCCGGCCCGTTCGACCAGGCGGCGCACCATGGCGAGGCCGAGGCCGCGCGGGCGGTGGGCGGGGGCCTCCTTGCTGGTCCAGCCCTCGTCGAAGATCCGGGTCCGCAGGTCGGCGGGCACGCCCGGGCCGTTGTCCTCGACCCCGAGCAGCAGGGTCGAGCCCGCGGCCAGCGCGGTGACCTCGACCGTGCCGCCGGCCGGGGAGCCGGCGGCGCCGAGCGAGTCGACGGCGTTGTCGATCAGGTTGCCCAATACCGTGACCAGCGCCCGCGGGTCCAGCGCGGCGTCCGGCAGGTGGCTGCCGGGGGTGACCGCCAGCCGGACGCCGCGCTCGGCGGCCACCGCGGCCTTGCCGGCCAGCAGCGCGGCCACGTGGGGGTCCTGCACCTGCTCGGCGATCTTCGCCGCGACCGCGGCGTGCGAGCCCGACTGCTCCGAGATGAACGCCACCGCCTGCTCGTGCAGGCCCAGCTCCAGCAGGCCGAGCAGGGTGTGCATCCGGTTGGCGTGCTCGTGGTCCTGGGCCCGCAGGGCCTCGGTGAGGGTGCGGGTGGTGTCCAGCTCGCGGACCAGGGACTCCAGCTCGGTGCGGTCGCGCAGGGTCACCACGGCGCCGTCCTGCTCGGTGGTGGTGCGGTTCACCACCAGCACCCGGTCGCCCTGCACGGCCGGCAGGTCGGCGCCCTCGGTCCGGCCGGCCAGCACGTCGGCCAGCCGGCCGGGCGGCAGCACCTCGTCGACCGGCCGCCCCACGCAGTCGGCGGGCAGCGCCAGCAGCCGGAAGGCCTCGTCGTTGGCCAGCCGGATCCGGCCGCGCCGGTCGAGTGCCACCATGCCCTCGCGGATGCCGTGCAGCATCGCCTCGCGCT
Protein-coding regions in this window:
- a CDS encoding response regulator, whose protein sequence is MIDVLVVDDDFRVADVHAAYAAKVPGFRVVGTAHSAGEALAALERRPVDLLLLDHHLPDRTGLELVRSMRERQIGCDVMMVTAARDVSTVHAAMQHGALQYLVKPFTFAGLREKLVAYADLRHALAGPAAREACQDEVDRMFATLRSAASPMATLPKGHSAPTTDLVLGELRRAGRPLSAQEVADATGLSRSTAQRYLKQLERDSRLRLSLRYGDTGRPEHRYVLPAERR
- a CDS encoding sensor histidine kinase, coding for MKRPHWPRRVFAQLLLSQTVVTVGVTAVTAGLFLAPVSSELDRDAMQRALSIAQSTAADETIALAAQDRDSVAAQRDAEQIRLATGASFVVITDLDGIRLSHTDPARIGQRVSTDPEPALSGRSVTAIQQGTLGRTARGKVPLRLADGRIVGEVSVGISDDSIRRRMLGMVPGILLCAGAGLAAGLAATLLLARRLKRRTHNIALADISALLVEREAMLHGIREGMVALDRRGRIRLANDEAFRLLALPADCVGRPVDEVLPPGRLADVLAGRTEGADLPAVQGDRVLVVNRTTTEQDGAVVTLRDRTELESLVRELDTTRTLTEALRAQDHEHANRMHTLLGLLELGLHEQAVAFISEQSGSHAAVAAKIAEQVQDPHVAALLAGKAAVAAERGVRLAVTPGSHLPDAALDPRALVTVLGNLIDNAVDSLGAAGSPAGGTVEVTALAAGSTLLLGVEDNGPGVPADLRTRIFDEGWTSKEAPAHRPRGLGLAMVRRLVERAGGRIAVDRGPLGGARFTVELPEALHPAALAESAVEPALEGAP